The Spirochaeta cellobiosiphila DSM 17781 genome contains the following window.
TTAGGTCCAGCTTCCTCCGACTATGAGACTATCTTGGCGTTGGGTAAGGCTGGAATGGATGTGGCGAGATTTAACTTTTCCCACGGTAGCTACGATGATCACAAAAGAAATTATGATATCGTTCGTAAAGTGGCTGATGACCTAAAGCACCCTATCGCTATTCTCCAGGATCTTCAAGGTCCAAAGATTCGTGTTCAGAAGTTCGAAGAAGGACAGGTAGAGTTAGTTGAAGGAGCTCGATTCACTTTAACGGCACGAGATGTTCCGGGAACGAAGGACATTGTCTCTGTATCACACAAAAATCTGCATAATGATGTAAGTGTAGGTCAAAGTGTGCTTCTTGATGACGGTAACTTAAGACTCAAAGTTTTAAGCATTGAAAATCAGGATGTTCATTGCGAAGTAGTCTTCGGAGGCATTCTGAAGAATAACAAAGGGGTAAACCTTCCTGAAAGCATCGTGTCTATCGCTGCTTTAACAGAGAAGGACAAAAAGGATCTAGAGTTTGGTATGTCCCTTGGTGTGGACTATGTGGCATTGAGCTTTGTTCAAAAGCCTGAAGATATTACTGAGATCAAAGAACTAATCAGTGGTTATGGCAAAAAGACTCCCGTCATTGCCAAAATCGAGAAACCCCAGGCTGTTGAATCATTAGACGCGATAATTGATCTAACAGACGGTGTGATGATTGCCCGTGGTGACTTAGGGGTGGAAATGCCTACAGAAGTTGTACCGGCTATTCAAAAAGAGATTATCAGGAAATGTAACAATCTAGGAAAACCTGTCATAACAGCCACTCAGATGCTTGAGTCTATGATATACAACCCTCGACCAACCCGCGCAGAAGCAGCTGATGTAGCTAATGCTGTATTAGACGGATCTGATGCGGTTATGTTGTCAGGAGAGACAGCCGCAGGTAAGTTCCCTGTGGAAGCAGCCGCTACCATGGGCAAAATAATCAGCCTTATTGAAAGCAAGGATATTATTCCTTTGGATCGGCGTAAGCCAAAGCATAAGGGCGAGTACTCTGTTCCCCTGGCTATTGGTGATGCCTCCAGTCTGACAGCGGAAGTCGTAGGGGCTAAGGCCATTGTTTGTTTAACAACCAGCGGATCTACCGCTAAAATTATAAGTCACTTTCGTCCTTCAAAGCCCATCATTGCTTTAAGTAATAAATTGGAGACCCTAAGGTCTCTAGCTGTGTACTGGGGTGTGAGAGGTGTTCTTGTTCCGGACTTTAATGACAATATTGACCATGCTGTTCAAGAAGTCATTGATGAATTAAAGAAGGAAGGAATGACCAAGGAAGGTGACATCCTTGTTGTAACAGCAGGACTACCTTTTACAGCAAAAAGGGATACCAATATGCTCCGCATTGAGACGGTACGCTAGTTGAGCAACAGCATTGGTTTTGAAAAGCTATCTCCTGATCTGATTATTGACTCTGTAGAAGCCGCCCTGGATGAGAACCTCACAGGTTTTACCCAGGCCTATCCGTCCTACATAAATCGAGTCTATGAAGTACACACAGAAGATGGTGAACGTATTATTGCTAAATTTTACCGGCCTGGACGGTGGTCCAGAGCCGGTCTATTAGAGGAACATCACTTTCTCTACGAACTGGACGAAGCGGAAATCCCTGTGGTGGCTCCCTTTTATCTGCAGGACACAACCTCTCTTGTCTCGGCTGAGGGCATTCCCTTTGCTTTGTTCCCCAAACGCTCAGGTCGTGGTTTTGAAGCAGAAGATTTCAACAGTTACAGGCGATTGGGCACCCTTATTGGGCGGGTTCATCTTATAGGGCGTCAAAAGCCCGCAGAACATAGGTTCCGAATGAAACCTTCTTCTGTGCATGAATATCTGAAAAACATTATAGAGGAAGACCTCATGCCCTCTGGACTGGGCAAAACCTTTCAATCTTTAAGTGACATACTGGTTCAACGCTTAACGGAAGCCTTTCACAATGTACCCCTGCAGCGTATCCATGGAGATCTGCACAGAGCCAATATTTTGGATCGCATGGAACAGGGACTACTTCTCATTGACTTTGATGATATGATGATGGGTCCCCCTGTTCAGGACCTATGGCTACTCCTTCCGGATTACAGGGAGTTTTGTAAATCCGAAATCAATGCCTTGTTGGAGGGCTATACTTCTGTTTGTGATTTTAATTACAAAACACTGGATCTGATAGAACCCCTAAGAGCTATGCGTATGATTTATTTCCTCGCGTGGCAGGTTAAACAGCGACAGGACAAAGGTTTTGATAAACATTTCCCTGATTGGGGGACTAATGCCTTCTGGAATAAGGAAATCATTGACTTACAAGAACAGTTGAATAGAATTTGATATAATAGCTTACCCGGGAGGTTTTCATGAGGCATAATAGGCATTGCGGCGTTCTACTTCATCCTACATCTTTGCCCAGCAAGTACGGCATCGGTGAATTGGGTTACGAAGCTCATCGTTTTATAGATTTCCTGGAACAATCAGGAATGAGCATCTGGCAAGTATTACCACTAGGCCCTACTGGGTATGGTGATAGTCCTTATTCCAGTTTTTCAACCTTTGCAGGTAATCCCTTATTAATTAGTTTAGATAACCTTGTCGGTTATGAAGATCTGTCCATGATTGATCTGGCTGATCGTCCTGATTTTCCGGAAGATCGCATAGATTATGGTAAGGTCATAGAATGGAAAATCCCCAAGCTACGTTTAGCCGCTGAGAATTTCCTCAGCCATAAAAACAAACAAACACGACATGAAGCTTATAAACATTTTTGCAAGTCCAAAAAAAAATGGCTAGATGATTTTGCTCTCTTCATGGCTTTAAAGGAACACTTCCAGGCCAAGGCTCAATCAGAAGGGGTGGACGGGGCTATTTGGAGTAACTATTGGGATGAAGATATTGCCCTCAGAGATCCTCTAGCTATCAAAAAATGGAAGAGTGAATTGAAATCAGAGATAGAGATTCAGAAAGTCTGGCAGTTCTTTTTCTTTTGCCAATGGATGGATCTCAAGGGATATGCCAATCTTAAGGGCATCCAAATCATAGGTGATATTCCCATCTTTGTTGCCCCTGACAGTGCTGATGTCTGGGCTCACAGGGATATCTTCTGTCTGGATGAGAAGGGCAGTCCCTCTGTTGTGGCAGGTGTTCCCCCGGATTACTTCAGTGCCACAGGACAACGTTGGGGGAATCCCCTCTACGACTGGGACAAAATGAAATCTACCGGATTTAAATGGTGGATTGAACGTATTGAAGCTACCCTGGAACTAGTCGACATCATTCGGGTGGATCACTTTAGAGGTTTTGAGGCCTATTGGGAGATTCCTGCTGAAGAAAAAACCGCTGTCAAAGGACGATGGGTAAAAGCTCTTGGTAAGGATCTCTTCACCAAGGTCCGTTCCAAGTTAGGAGTCTTACCTATCCTGGCGGAGGATCTCGGCGAGATCACAGAGGAAGTTATTGAATTACGGGATTTCTTTGGTTTTCCTGGTATGAATGTTCTTCAGTTTGCCTTTGAAGGAAGCGCTTCCGATCCTGATGGACAGAATCCCTTTCTTCCTCATAATCATAACCCTAATGCTGTGGTATACACAGGCTCCCATGACAATGATACCACCAGAGGTTGGTATGATAAAGCTTGTGAAGCAGACAGGGATCACGTTAAGAGTTATTTTGTTTGTAATGACATGGATGTGGTCTGGGCCTTTGTACGGGCGGCCATTGCTTCTGTGTGCCAATATGCCATCATACCCATGCAGGATTTGCTCAACCTGGAGAGTGACTGCCGTATGAATCTTCCCGGTAAGTTGGGAGGCAACTGGGGTTGGCGAATGTATGAGGATCATATGCATCATGAATTAGCAGGAAGCATAAGATATCTTGTACAACTATATGGACGCTTACCTGAGTAATTGTTTAGTATGGCCGGGATGAAACTCATTGTTGTCAGGCATAGTGAAGCAGATACATACCATTCCCGAGGCGATTATTATCGGGAACTAACCCAAAGGGGGCTAGATAAAGTCCATCAATTAGGGACCTTCCTTCAAAAGCAGGAACCTATCGATGTGATTATTCATAGTCCCTACATGAGAGCCAGTCAGACAGCGAAGCTTCTCAAGGAGTATGTTAAGTCATCCCATCTCTATATAAGTCCCGATCTGGTTCCTTCCTCTGAAATCTTTGATATCCTGGATGAGATTAATAGTCATGGGGAAGAGCGGATAATGCTGGTGGGACATAATCCTCACCTTAGCTATCTTGTAACTGCTCTTGATAGACAGAATAAGGTCTATGCTCTAGGAACGGCAACCGCAGTTGGTCTTCAATTCCCTCATCAAGTTGAGGCAGGAGCCGGCCAAATTCTATTCGTCAAAGAAACTAATTAGGAGCTCTTCATGTTTTATCTACTCTTAGCCATTATCTGTTCCATCATATTAGGACATCTTTTCAAAGTGGCTAGTAAGTATCATGTTCCCCAATCTCATGTTTTCGTTGTTAATTATCTGGTTGCTACTGTAACCGCTTATTTATTAATCAGAGACCCTTTTGTCTATTCCCTTCCCGTTGTGGCTATGGGAACGTTTGTAGGTGTCTTTTTTGTTCTGGGGTTCTTCCTTTTTAGTTATAACATCAAGTTACAAGGTGTGGGACTGGCTTCTATCTACATGCGTTTATCTGCCCTTATTCCTACAATAGGATCGGTCATCCTGTTCCATGAGCAGTTAGGGATTTCTCAGGTGATCGCCATTGGTTTGATTTTTGTGGGATTACTCTTTGCCGGTTCTCAGCTTCCTTGGCGTAATAGTACAAAAGAAGTTCGTCAGGCACTCCTCTGGGGAATCGTACTATTCATTGTGGTAGGGTTGAGTGACTTTTCTCTTAAGCTCAAAACGGAACTCTTCTCTCACGTCGGTTCTCAGAACTTTCTTTTTTATGTCTTTGGGGCGGCCCTCCTGATCTCCCTGGTCTGGTTCGTTATAGAGCGAAAAAGGGTTACCCTGGTGGGAATTCTGTTAGGAGCTGTGGTTGGTTTATTTAACTTTGGATCGGCTCAATTCTTATTAGTAGGGTTAAAAAGCATACCAGGTATGGCCGCTTATCCCATTAATGGTATCGGAGTCATTCTGGGAAGTCTTCTCTCAGGAATCTTAATATGGCAGGAAAAATGGTATCGCCATAACTTTATCTTCCTTGGGGCCAGTCTGATAGGGCTTTATTTGTTATATTAAGAACTATGTCCTTGATATCCCCCTATAAGAATCTCAAAAATTGGTTTGATAAGAATAAAGTCCTCTTTCCCTGGCAGAAGGACTATTCTCCCTACAAAGTATGGATCTCAGAGATCATGCTCCAGCAAACAGTCCGTACCGCTGTGGTTCCCTACTTTGATAAATGGATGGAGACCTACCCGGATTTGGAGAGCCTCGCCTCCTCCTCTGAACAGGAAGTGGTTAGGTTATGGGAAGGATTAGGTTACTATAGCCGGGCCAGGAATATACTTAAGACTGCTCAATTATTACATGATCAGCAAAGGGGAATGCCCCGGGAATATGATCAGCTGATTAAGCTACCCGGCATAGGTCCTTATACGGCTTCCGCTATAATGAGTATGTCTTATAACAAAGCTTATCTGGTCCTGGATGCAAATGTGAAGAGGATCTTCATGAGGCTCTTCCTTCAGAAGGAATGGAGCTCGACCTTTGAAACCCAGGTTCAGCAAATGTATGAGTCCTGGAGTAAAGAAGGGACCCCCCGCTTTTGGAGTGAAGCCCTCATGCAATTGGGCCAGCAAGTCTGTCGTGCTACCAACCCCCTATGTGATAACTGTCCTTTACAACAGCTCTGTTCTGCCCTGGATCAGAACCTGGTAGATTCTATCCCTCAGAAGAAAGTCCGAACTATCACCACGAAGAAGACGGCTCTTCTTCTGCTGGTTCATGGAGATTCCCTTTTGATCACTCCCTTTGGTCAGGGACGTTTCCGGGGAATGTGGGGCTTTCCCCAACGGCCCTACGAAAAAGGAGAGGAACTACTAAGATC
Protein-coding sequences here:
- the pyk gene encoding pyruvate kinase, encoding MKIDFTKRRAKMVCTLGPASSDYETILALGKAGMDVARFNFSHGSYDDHKRNYDIVRKVADDLKHPIAILQDLQGPKIRVQKFEEGQVELVEGARFTLTARDVPGTKDIVSVSHKNLHNDVSVGQSVLLDDGNLRLKVLSIENQDVHCEVVFGGILKNNKGVNLPESIVSIAALTEKDKKDLEFGMSLGVDYVALSFVQKPEDITEIKELISGYGKKTPVIAKIEKPQAVESLDAIIDLTDGVMIARGDLGVEMPTEVVPAIQKEIIRKCNNLGKPVITATQMLESMIYNPRPTRAEAADVANAVLDGSDAVMLSGETAAGKFPVEAAATMGKIISLIESKDIIPLDRRKPKHKGEYSVPLAIGDASSLTAEVVGAKAIVCLTTSGSTAKIISHFRPSKPIIALSNKLETLRSLAVYWGVRGVLVPDFNDNIDHAVQEVIDELKKEGMTKEGDILVVTAGLPFTAKRDTNMLRIETVR
- a CDS encoding serine/threonine protein kinase; the protein is MSNSIGFEKLSPDLIIDSVEAALDENLTGFTQAYPSYINRVYEVHTEDGERIIAKFYRPGRWSRAGLLEEHHFLYELDEAEIPVVAPFYLQDTTSLVSAEGIPFALFPKRSGRGFEAEDFNSYRRLGTLIGRVHLIGRQKPAEHRFRMKPSSVHEYLKNIIEEDLMPSGLGKTFQSLSDILVQRLTEAFHNVPLQRIHGDLHRANILDRMEQGLLLIDFDDMMMGPPVQDLWLLLPDYREFCKSEINALLEGYTSVCDFNYKTLDLIEPLRAMRMIYFLAWQVKQRQDKGFDKHFPDWGTNAFWNKEIIDLQEQLNRI
- the malQ gene encoding 4-alpha-glucanotransferase, yielding MRHNRHCGVLLHPTSLPSKYGIGELGYEAHRFIDFLEQSGMSIWQVLPLGPTGYGDSPYSSFSTFAGNPLLISLDNLVGYEDLSMIDLADRPDFPEDRIDYGKVIEWKIPKLRLAAENFLSHKNKQTRHEAYKHFCKSKKKWLDDFALFMALKEHFQAKAQSEGVDGAIWSNYWDEDIALRDPLAIKKWKSELKSEIEIQKVWQFFFFCQWMDLKGYANLKGIQIIGDIPIFVAPDSADVWAHRDIFCLDEKGSPSVVAGVPPDYFSATGQRWGNPLYDWDKMKSTGFKWWIERIEATLELVDIIRVDHFRGFEAYWEIPAEEKTAVKGRWVKALGKDLFTKVRSKLGVLPILAEDLGEITEEVIELRDFFGFPGMNVLQFAFEGSASDPDGQNPFLPHNHNPNAVVYTGSHDNDTTRGWYDKACEADRDHVKSYFVCNDMDVVWAFVRAAIASVCQYAIIPMQDLLNLESDCRMNLPGKLGGNWGWRMYEDHMHHELAGSIRYLVQLYGRLPE
- the sixA gene encoding phosphohistidine phosphatase SixA codes for the protein MKLIVVRHSEADTYHSRGDYYRELTQRGLDKVHQLGTFLQKQEPIDVIIHSPYMRASQTAKLLKEYVKSSHLYISPDLVPSSEIFDILDEINSHGEERIMLVGHNPHLSYLVTALDRQNKVYALGTATAVGLQFPHQVEAGAGQILFVKETN
- a CDS encoding EamA family transporter produces the protein MFYLLLAIICSIILGHLFKVASKYHVPQSHVFVVNYLVATVTAYLLIRDPFVYSLPVVAMGTFVGVFFVLGFFLFSYNIKLQGVGLASIYMRLSALIPTIGSVILFHEQLGISQVIAIGLIFVGLLFAGSQLPWRNSTKEVRQALLWGIVLFIVVGLSDFSLKLKTELFSHVGSQNFLFYVFGAALLISLVWFVIERKRVTLVGILLGAVVGLFNFGSAQFLLVGLKSIPGMAAYPINGIGVILGSLLSGILIWQEKWYRHNFIFLGASLIGLYLLY
- a CDS encoding A/G-specific adenine glycosylase; the encoded protein is MSLISPYKNLKNWFDKNKVLFPWQKDYSPYKVWISEIMLQQTVRTAVVPYFDKWMETYPDLESLASSSEQEVVRLWEGLGYYSRARNILKTAQLLHDQQRGMPREYDQLIKLPGIGPYTASAIMSMSYNKAYLVLDANVKRIFMRLFLQKEWSSTFETQVQQMYESWSKEGTPRFWSEALMQLGQQVCRATNPLCDNCPLQQLCSALDQNLVDSIPQKKVRTITTKKTALLLLVHGDSLLITPFGQGRFRGMWGFPQRPYEKGEELLRSGFVHLLDLKERTHTYTKYKDLLYPSLYRSDNKSVVYPGSQWVPFHQINTYPMPSVYRKILEEALRAIDHHEENHT